Proteins encoded together in one Panthera uncia isolate 11264 chromosome A2, Puncia_PCG_1.0, whole genome shotgun sequence window:
- the SPCS1 gene encoding signal peptidase complex subunit 1, which yields MVRGGASGRSGLWETSASGAAAVSLPGSAGPRSCTWNPTPAPTIPESRLPSLCRQLSQLVMLEHLSSLPTQMDYKGQKLAEQMFQGIILFSAIVGFIYGYVAEQFGWTVYIVMAGFAFSCLLTLPPWPIYRRHPLKWLPVQDSGSEDKKPGERKVKRHAKNN from the exons ATGGTGCGGGGCGGAGCCTCGGGCCGTTCGGGTCTGTGGGAGACATCCGCTTCCGGGGCCGCAGCCGTCTCATTGCCCGGCTCTGCGGGCCCGCGGTCCTGCACTTGGAACCCGACCCCGGCGCCTACGATCCCTGAGTCGCGCCTGCCTTCGCTCTGCCGCCAGCTTTCTCAGCTAGTCATGCTGGAGCATCTGAGCTCGCTGCCCACGCAAATG GATTACAAGGGGCAGAAGCTAGCTGAACAGATGTTTCAgggaattattcttttttctgca ATAGTTGGATTTATCTACGGGTACGTGGCTGAACAGTTCGGGTGGACTGTGTACATAGTTATGGCCGGATTTGCTTTTTCGTGTTTG TTGACACTTCCTCCATGGCCCATTTATCGCCGGCATCCCCTCAAGTGGTTACCTGTTCAAGATTCAGGCTCCGAAGACAAGAAACCAggggaaagaaaagttaagagGCATGCTAAAAATAATTAG